One segment of Streptomyces sp. NBC_00576 DNA contains the following:
- the hemB gene encoding porphobilinogen synthase: MSKYGSFPGARPRRLRTSPVMRRMVAETRLHPADFILPAFVREGVSEPVPIAAMPGVVQHTRDSLKKAAVDAVAAGVSGIMLFGVPEEGKKDALGTPGTDPDGILQVAIRDVRAEVGDDLLVMSDLCLDETTDHGHCGVLDAQGRVDNDATLERYAEMAQVQADAGAHVVGPSGMMDGQIGVVRDALDQIGREDVAILAYTAKYSSAFYGPFREAVGSSLKGDRKTYQQDPANVRESLRELALDLEEGADIVMVKPAGPYLDVLARVADAVDVPVAAYQISGEYSMIEAAAEKGWIDRERAILETLTGIKRAGAQNILTYWATEAARML, encoded by the coding sequence ACCTCGCCCGTTATGCGGCGCATGGTCGCCGAGACCCGGCTGCACCCCGCCGACTTCATCCTCCCCGCCTTTGTGCGGGAAGGGGTGAGCGAGCCCGTGCCGATCGCCGCCATGCCCGGCGTCGTTCAGCACACCCGGGACAGTCTGAAGAAGGCGGCCGTGGACGCCGTCGCAGCCGGGGTCTCCGGGATCATGCTCTTCGGGGTGCCGGAGGAGGGGAAGAAGGACGCCCTCGGGACTCCCGGTACCGATCCGGACGGGATTCTGCAGGTCGCCATCCGTGATGTGCGGGCCGAGGTGGGGGACGACCTGCTCGTCATGTCCGATCTCTGTCTCGACGAGACCACCGATCACGGGCACTGCGGGGTCCTGGACGCGCAAGGGCGAGTCGACAACGACGCCACCCTTGAGCGGTACGCCGAGATGGCCCAGGTGCAGGCCGACGCCGGGGCTCATGTGGTGGGCCCCAGCGGGATGATGGACGGGCAGATCGGGGTCGTCCGGGATGCCCTCGACCAGATCGGGCGCGAGGATGTCGCCATCCTCGCCTACACCGCCAAGTACTCGTCCGCCTTCTACGGGCCCTTCCGGGAAGCCGTCGGTTCCTCGCTGAAGGGGGACCGCAAGACGTACCAGCAGGACCCCGCCAATGTTCGGGAGTCGCTGAGGGAGCTGGCGCTCGACCTGGAGGAGGGCGCCGACATCGTGATGGTGAAGCCCGCCGGGCCCTACCTCGACGTCCTCGCCCGGGTCGCCGATGCCGTGGACGTACCCGTCGCCGCCTATCAGATCTCCGGGGAGTACTCGATGATCGAGGCCGCGGCGGAGAAGGGCTGGATCGACCGGGAGCGGGCCATCCTGGAGACCCTGACCGGCATCAAGCGGGCCGGCGCGCAGAACATTCTCACCTACTGGGCCACCGAGGCTGCCCGCATGTTGTGA
- a CDS encoding SAM-dependent methyltransferase, producing the protein MSGDALSQDPAELRRRIDSTKAHPARVYDVFLGGKDNYPADRNAAAAALAANPRGYLDVRHNRDFMRRAVTTMATDEGIRQFLDIGTGLPTQDNVHQIAQRVAPDTRVVYVDNDPIVLAHARALLTSGPEGRTDYIDADLGDPAQILDQARKTLDFDQPIALVLAAVLHFVAEPEAYDIVRELVGALPSGSRLVLSHLTEDLNPENIRAVQRTYTERGFTFVLRSRAEVERFFEENGLTLDEPGVVPAHHWRPDGGAPVPEAVEAAYFDSLDDIEKVRYRDINDVTDADINVYGASGRKG; encoded by the coding sequence ATGAGCGGCGATGCTCTCAGTCAGGACCCCGCCGAGCTGAGAAGGAGGATCGACTCCACCAAGGCCCACCCGGCCCGGGTCTACGACGTCTTCCTCGGCGGCAAGGACAACTACCCGGCCGACCGCAACGCGGCGGCCGCGGCGCTCGCCGCCAATCCGCGCGGTTACCTGGACGTCCGGCACAACCGCGATTTCATGCGCCGCGCCGTGACCACCATGGCGACGGACGAGGGCATCCGGCAGTTTCTCGACATCGGCACCGGGCTGCCCACGCAGGACAACGTCCATCAGATCGCCCAGCGCGTCGCCCCGGACACCCGGGTCGTGTATGTCGACAACGACCCGATCGTGCTCGCCCATGCGCGCGCCCTGCTCACCAGCGGGCCCGAGGGCCGCACCGACTACATCGACGCCGACCTGGGCGACCCGGCCCAGATCCTCGACCAGGCCCGCAAGACCCTCGACTTCGACCAGCCGATCGCGCTCGTCCTCGCGGCGGTCCTGCACTTCGTGGCGGAGCCGGAGGCGTACGACATCGTGCGTGAGCTGGTCGGCGCGCTGCCGTCCGGCAGTCGGCTCGTCCTCAGTCACCTCACCGAGGACCTGAACCCCGAGAACATCCGCGCGGTCCAACGGACGTACACCGAGCGCGGGTTCACCTTCGTGCTGCGGTCCCGGGCCGAGGTGGAGCGCTTCTTCGAGGAGAACGGGCTCACCCTCGACGAGCCGGGCGTCGTGCCCGCCCACCACTGGCGTCCCGACGGTGGCGCGCCGGTCCCGGAGGCGGTCGAGGCCGCGTACTTCGACTCGCTGGACGACATCGAGAAGGTCCGCTACCGCGACATCAACGACGTCACGGACGCCGACATCAACGTGTACGGGGCGAGTGGCCGCAAGGGCTGA